A stretch of DNA from Maniola hyperantus chromosome 14, iAphHyp1.2, whole genome shotgun sequence:
TAGCAGCACGTAAAATTAACATAGATGTTCTTCGCTGGTATTCTTTTCCCATAGCTAAGCTTCTTTCAAAGGTAGTGCTTCTCTGGTCTACATCCTTAGCATAGAGTATTTTGTTGTGAGAGTCAATACGAGCTTGGATTTGTCCATCAAGAATTAATTGCATAAGCTCATCTTCAAGAGCATTTACTGTACGGTTGAACGCTGTAGCCATCAGACGCATGTCCGCCGAGAGATAAGGACTGAAGTACTGAATTAGGGCTCTATTGCGTATTTGCATGTACAAAGAGTTCAGGTGTGGTGCTAAATACATATCTAGAAGAAGATTGTCACGAATTTCATCTAGTAGCCTTAAGCACGAAGCATACTTTGATTCgtagaatttaaaaattatgtcaCGTAATTGTGGTTCTAgttctaaaaataatttaaaagaacTGCTAACTATTACTTGCTTCTGAAGTTCGGAGCGATCGAAGGTTGCGAGTGCACACAGTCCTCCGTACACTGCCACATTATTGCTGCTCAGAAGTTCTGGGTATTCACAGTGATCGATGCTAGCGGCTAAGAAGTGCTTTGCTGCAGACTTGTATTTCTTAGTAGCTAACTCGGCCAGACCGGCTGCACATTTTAAGCGAGTCAATATGGCTTGGTTAGAATCCTTTCCTGGCACTTCATTGAAGTCTGGCGTCCCCTCTGCTTTTGAAACGTAATTGAGAACATGAGCCCAGTTTTGCAAGTAGACTGACACTTTAACTACATTGAGACACATCATTATAATATGCTTGCCGCTTGTACAGTAGTCTCGGGCTCTGGAATAGCATTTCAGAGCACTAGTGAGATCGCCACAGTCAAGGTAGTGGTCACCTAGATCATCATGCCCTCTTCTGATGCTTTCTTTAATGGAATTTGTTTTGTAATTCTTAAGATCTGTATCTAATTTTTCCAACTTTATGGCAGcctttttagtttttgattCTACCCACATTGAGTCGAGCACAGGAATGTCCTGGGAACCCATCTGCACAGCAACATCTGGCAGACCTGCAGACACTATGGCTTCAGCAAGTTTCTTGTGAAGTGTTTGATAAAGACTTACATTATAAGTGGTCATTACATACGATATAGCCATTTTGAGAGCTTCTAATCTTAAAGAAGGGCAATGGTCTGCCACAAACATTAACCTGTACAACTTAGCAAAGCCAGTGTATGATGCAGCATATGTTTCCAAGTCTAATGTAGGATTTTCGACGACATAACATTCTGTTTCATTATTCTCGTTGTCTTCAAGTGGGACATCCACTTGCATAGGTTCCGCCGCAttctaaaaagaaagaaagtcgTGAGAGTATGTACATCGAAATCATTCTCTAGGTCTAACCTAAGTGTTAATAATAAGATATTTACTAAGAAAAAGAATAATACTTACCATTTcgtacattttatttcaataaacttgaaatttaaaagaaaatacgcGAATTCCCTTGTCAACGCAGGAAACCAACCTAGAAcacaatgtattttttattcgcCTTCTTTACTAAAATTGAGTCCATTATCTCATTTTCAATATTTCAAACAACTTCACTTCACTTGTATTACGCGTTTAAACATATTAGAGAAGATATTAACTAGAACGTCAGCATTTATTAGAGTAATACCTTTAACATTACGTTACTTTTTTGCAGCGGCATTTTTCTTTTTTGACAACGGATTTTCGATGTTAccctgtattaaaaaaataaatcacagATTAAATATTAAAGTACACTATCCACAGGAATATTAGTTAtgtaaaatgactcctcacgcgccattttacctcagactaagaataaggCTGTAAGGAGActttgcattaaaataataataccttgttagagcaagctaggtgtatagaaaagctctgaagagtgatagagacataaacacagttttttgtctttgtcatagtttagcttttttttgttgggcacgttatagattgtgcccaacaaaccaaagagaatataatcactacgtaacaaacctctgtgatagaaATTTATTGCGGATATTACGAGTTAT
This window harbors:
- the CSN1b gene encoding COP9 signalosome complex subunit 1 — translated: MYEMNAAEPMQVDVPLEDNENNETECYVVENPTLDLETYAASYTGFAKLYRLMFVADHCPSLRLEALKMAISYVMTTYNVSLYQTLHKKLAEAIVSAGLPDVAVQMGSQDIPVLDSMWVESKTKKAAIKLEKLDTDLKNYKTNSIKESIRRGHDDLGDHYLDCGDLTSALKCYSRARDYCTSGKHIIMMCLNVVKVSVYLQNWAHVLNYVSKAEGTPDFNEVPGKDSNQAILTRLKCAAGLAELATKKYKSAAKHFLAASIDHCEYPELLSSNNVAVYGGLCALATFDRSELQKQVIVSSSFKLFLELEPQLRDIIFKFYESKYASCLRLLDEIRDNLLLDMYLAPHLNSLYMQIRNRALIQYFSPYLSADMRLMATAFNRTVNALEDELMQLILDGQIQARIDSHNKILYAKDVDQRSTTFERSLAMGKEYQRRTSMLILRAAMLKNQIHVKNAGRETGPQSGEAPGSSTSLTTRTFDTVPL